From a region of the Paenibacillus sp. FSL R10-2734 genome:
- a CDS encoding XkdW family protein, with the protein MMNIAQAIMHLYPNANPIHDFMVQNNGPEPVLREGVDGQTRYEIRPLEEDETELVEGVHYRYVVDFNRLVEGVDYDIVSRGQFIAAWNLDEPQPTEEELQAAWVAYQEAEANKPPELTDTEQLRADNAALLLEIAQAQARQDLADKNAADMLLMIVQGGVD; encoded by the coding sequence ATGATGAACATAGCACAAGCAATTATGCATCTATACCCAAATGCTAATCCAATACACGATTTTATGGTGCAAAACAATGGACCTGAGCCTGTATTGCGTGAAGGTGTAGACGGACAGACGCGCTACGAGATCCGACCACTTGAAGAAGACGAAACTGAGCTAGTGGAGGGCGTGCATTATCGTTATGTAGTGGACTTTAATCGACTAGTAGAGGGCGTTGACTACGATATTGTATCGCGTGGGCAGTTTATCGCCGCTTGGAATCTGGACGAGCCGCAACCGACAGAAGAAGAGTTACAAGCTGCATGGGTGGCGTACCAGGAAGCCGAAGCTAATAAACCCCCGGAGCTGACCGATACCGAGCAACTGCGAGCCGATAACGCGGCACTACTACTTGAGATAGCACAAGCCCAAGCTCGTCAGGATTTAGCAGATAAAAACGCAGCCGATATGTTGCTCATGATCGTACAGGGAGGTGTGGACTAA
- a CDS encoding SDR family NAD(P)-dependent oxidoreductase encodes MKKTIAIMGAGPGLGLSIAKKFGANGFQVALISRNADKLNTLVEELRSQNIEATAFPADLYIKEQVIAAFHDIKAKYGFIDVLEFSPTSGNYPPTPASQVTEENALDAFQALVVAAIRSVEQVLPEMLEKRSGALLFTTGLSSIYPMQMMGNVGIALSGLRNYVLNLHADLAPKGIYVGHLALGVFIKPGTATDPGLIADAWYDMYVNKDNAEDTFPQGVTPATIVW; translated from the coding sequence ATGAAAAAAACTATAGCTATCATGGGAGCTGGCCCCGGCCTAGGACTCTCCATCGCCAAAAAATTCGGAGCAAATGGATTTCAAGTCGCCCTAATCTCTCGTAATGCGGATAAATTGAACACTCTCGTAGAAGAGCTTCGATCGCAAAATATCGAGGCGACTGCTTTTCCAGCAGATTTATACATTAAAGAACAAGTAATTGCTGCCTTCCACGACATTAAAGCAAAATACGGCTTTATCGATGTTCTTGAGTTCAGCCCTACAAGTGGAAACTACCCACCTACCCCAGCTTCTCAAGTTACTGAGGAGAATGCACTAGATGCCTTCCAAGCTCTGGTTGTAGCTGCGATTAGAAGCGTAGAGCAAGTATTGCCTGAAATGCTGGAGAAACGCAGCGGTGCGCTGCTGTTCACAACCGGTCTATCCTCCATCTATCCCATGCAGATGATGGGTAATGTCGGTATCGCACTAAGCGGACTAAGAAATTATGTCCTCAATCTTCATGCTGACTTGGCTCCAAAAGGAATCTACGTAGGGCATCTAGCGCTTGGCGTATTTATCAAGCCAGGCACAGCTACAGATCCAGGGCTCATTGCCGACGCTTGGTATGACATGTATGTGAATAAAGACAATGCAGAAGACACTTTTCCTCAGGGTGTGACTCCGGCCACGATCGTTTGGTAA
- a CDS encoding phage holin family protein, whose product MEWNAVMEFINPELLVVVVACWIIGYWLKQTPKVPDWSIVYIVTLVAIVFAVLMLGFVITSFIQGILCGAVAVYGNQLVKQAKKSGEE is encoded by the coding sequence ATGGAATGGAATGCAGTTATGGAGTTTATTAATCCTGAATTATTGGTTGTTGTCGTAGCTTGTTGGATCATCGGTTATTGGTTAAAACAAACGCCAAAAGTACCGGACTGGAGTATTGTGTACATTGTTACGCTGGTGGCCATCGTATTTGCTGTACTGATGTTAGGGTTTGTTATTACAAGCTTTATACAGGGTATCTTGTGTGGTGCTGTGGCTGTATATGGTAACCAACTGGTCAAGCAAGCAAAGAAAAGTGGTGAAGAATAA
- a CDS encoding DUF3006 domain-containing protein encodes MRKGIIDRFEGVYAVVEFEGQTEDILKSILPKEAKSGDTLIFKDNEILIDKNDSKKRKEDIQQLMDDLFED; translated from the coding sequence ATGAGAAAAGGAATTATTGATCGCTTCGAAGGAGTATATGCCGTTGTAGAATTTGAAGGGCAAACTGAGGATATCTTAAAATCAATTTTACCTAAAGAGGCAAAGTCTGGAGATACTCTTATTTTTAAAGATAATGAAATTCTGATCGATAAGAATGACTCGAAAAAGAGAAAAGAAGACATTCAGCAGCTAATGGACGATTTGTTCGAAGATTAA
- a CDS encoding phage tail protein: MARKVMIQIRRGLENAIGTLAVGELGYCTDTSKLYIGTTTGNVLLVAAQSSGDMLKSIYDTNNDGKVDYAAIADAVPWSGVSGKPATYPPSSHTHSEYMGKGPVTWNQLKGV; this comes from the coding sequence ATGGCTAGAAAAGTAATGATCCAGATCCGACGAGGTTTGGAAAATGCAATCGGAACGTTGGCTGTCGGTGAGCTTGGTTATTGTACCGATACAAGCAAACTGTACATCGGTACAACTACCGGCAATGTGTTACTGGTAGCTGCTCAAAGCTCAGGAGATATGCTTAAAAGTATCTATGATACAAACAATGACGGTAAAGTGGATTACGCTGCCATTGCTGATGCTGTTCCTTGGTCTGGCGTTTCAGGAAAACCAGCAACGTATCCTCCATCATCACATACGCACTCTGAATACATGGGTAAGGGTCCGGTAACATGGAACCAATTGAAGGGGGTGTGA
- a CDS encoding hemolysin XhlA family protein has translation MGMEQSEVLQRITRVETKVNEMDKKLDRAITANETAVEALSSARSAHHRLDKIDKTIFWLGTTIVGAVILAIIKFTMEGGN, from the coding sequence ATGGGCATGGAACAATCCGAGGTTTTGCAACGGATAACGAGAGTAGAAACGAAAGTAAATGAAATGGATAAAAAATTAGATCGTGCGATTACGGCCAACGAAACAGCTGTAGAGGCATTATCTTCTGCAAGGTCAGCCCACCACAGATTAGACAAAATCGACAAAACAATCTTTTGGTTAGGGACCACTATAGTCGGAGCCGTTATATTGGCAATCATAAAATTTACTATGGAAGGTGGAAATTAA
- a CDS encoding helix-turn-helix transcriptional regulator gives MPFSYKPLWVLLAKNEMKKQDLREALGLGPSTIAKMGKGENISLEVLDKLCSHFGVQPNDIIEHVEESSQG, from the coding sequence ATGCCGTTTTCGTACAAGCCCTTATGGGTGCTATTAGCGAAAAATGAAATGAAGAAGCAGGATTTAAGGGAGGCACTTGGCCTTGGTCCGTCCACTATAGCGAAGATGGGTAAGGGTGAGAATATCTCTCTTGAAGTGCTGGACAAACTTTGTAGCCATTTCGGAGTACAACCAAACGATATCATTGAACATGTAGAAGAGTCGTCACAGGGATAA
- a CDS encoding toll/interleukin-1 receptor domain-containing protein — protein MSSIFLSHNSNDKPFVRKLAKDLQRKGYYVWVDEAEIKIGDSLITKIREGIDKVMFVGVVLSKNSINSEWVKREVDIAMNQEIEGKVVKVLPIMLESVELPGFLKGKLYADFTSKESYKHGLKLLMDRLDEVPSNVTEPTISRKEAELLMRELEEVRKKLDVTNGEKRMLLDRLAIERSAIPDNLLRSIESEKDTYPELDDINRNFAFTIEGTTVTAGYVLHAIRKERMKGSHVLSAYSHAFGKDNELALLIEAITRRLNKI, from the coding sequence ATGAGTAGTATTTTTTTAAGTCATAACTCTAATGATAAACCGTTCGTTCGAAAATTAGCAAAAGATTTGCAAAGGAAAGGGTATTACGTTTGGGTTGATGAAGCAGAAATAAAAATAGGGGATTCTCTTATAACAAAAATAAGAGAAGGCATAGATAAAGTTATGTTTGTGGGAGTAGTATTATCGAAAAACTCAATTAATTCCGAATGGGTCAAACGAGAAGTTGATATTGCTATGAACCAAGAAATCGAAGGAAAAGTAGTGAAAGTGCTACCTATAATGTTAGAGAGTGTAGAACTTCCTGGATTCTTAAAGGGAAAATTATATGCTGATTTTACAAGTAAGGAGAGTTATAAACATGGATTGAAGTTATTAATGGATAGATTAGACGAAGTACCTTCAAATGTAACTGAACCAACTATCAGTCGTAAAGAAGCAGAATTATTAATGAGAGAGCTAGAAGAAGTAAGAAAGAAATTGGATGTGACAAACGGAGAAAAAAGAATGCTGTTAGATCGATTAGCCATCGAAAGAAGTGCTATTCCTGATAACTTGTTACGTAGCATTGAATCAGAGAAAGATACGTACCCTGAATTAGATGATATCAATCGCAATTTTGCTTTTACAATAGAGGGCACTACAGTAACAGCTGGATATGTATTACATGCTATTAGAAAGGAACGTATGAAAGGGAGTCACGTTCTCTCAGCATATAGCCATGCCTTTGGAAAGGATAATGAATTGGCCTTGTTAATAGAAGCAATAACTCGTAGATTAAATAAAATCTAA
- a CDS encoding putative phage tail protein, giving the protein MKYGDSSYSNLLFSADEIEDIGDLDTIDLMKYLPAYYRGVQEIEELQKSLGIEIHGLTIGVQDVLDQAYVETATWSLSRWETELGLSSDPSKSYESRREMIRAKRRGTGTTTPEMIQRTASAFAGGDVSVEEVPGEYRFIVRFIGILGIPPNMAGLIQIIDEIKPAHLAYEFAYTYTFWDSLKTLTWNTAGTGTWNDLRTFG; this is encoded by the coding sequence TTGAAATACGGAGACTCTTCATATAGCAATCTTCTTTTCTCTGCTGATGAAATAGAGGATATTGGCGATTTAGATACGATCGATCTTATGAAATACTTACCTGCCTATTACAGAGGCGTACAAGAAATAGAAGAACTGCAGAAATCATTAGGTATTGAGATACACGGTTTAACTATAGGGGTGCAGGACGTGCTAGACCAGGCTTATGTTGAAACTGCAACATGGAGCCTTTCGCGTTGGGAGACCGAACTTGGATTAAGTTCGGATCCATCAAAGTCTTACGAGAGTAGACGTGAAATGATTAGAGCTAAGCGGCGAGGTACGGGGACAACGACACCTGAAATGATACAACGAACTGCATCGGCATTTGCTGGTGGGGATGTATCTGTAGAGGAAGTTCCAGGTGAATACCGATTCATCGTTCGATTCATAGGCATTCTAGGTATCCCACCGAATATGGCTGGACTAATTCAGATAATCGATGAAATTAAGCCGGCACACTTAGCGTATGAGTTTGCTTATACGTATACCTTCTGGGATTCACTTAAAACGTTAACTTGGAATACTGCTGGCACTGGCACATGGAACGACTTAAGAACTTTTGGATAG
- a CDS encoding dipeptidase: MSYETYFSTHRDEHLEELKQWLTIPSISALSEHKDDVLAAAHWLTDTLKKAGLENIELHPTAGHPVIYADYLHAPGKPTILVYGHYDVQPVDPLNLWTTPPFEPEIRDGKLYARGATDDKGQVFIHFKAIEAILKQEGTLPVNIKLCIEGEEEIGSINLPPFLEANKEKLAADAVLVSDTSLLERGRPAICTGLRGLGSLEVSVTTALTDLHSGSYGGGVPNALHALVSLLSSLHDDKGRVSVEGFYDGVPELSPMIREEFVKQGVNEDKIREALGLDALYGEEGYSFVERIGARPTLELNGVYGGFQGEGSKTVIPKEAHAKITCRLVGDQDPQHILDAVEAHLKANIQSGAKVHVKQMEKARAFNIDPSNPILQTAADAYGKVYGTRALFTKDGGSIPIMESFSRVLEAPVVLMGFGLDDENLHAPDEHFNLENFDKGLLTIVEFLKTV, encoded by the coding sequence ATGTCATACGAAACGTATTTTTCAACGCACCGAGATGAACATCTCGAAGAACTAAAACAATGGCTCACCATCCCAAGTATTTCTGCCTTATCTGAGCATAAGGACGATGTACTCGCCGCAGCCCATTGGCTGACGGACACATTAAAGAAAGCCGGACTTGAGAACATTGAACTTCATCCGACAGCGGGACATCCCGTTATATATGCCGACTATCTTCATGCTCCGGGTAAGCCAACCATTCTTGTATACGGACACTACGATGTGCAGCCAGTAGATCCGTTAAACCTATGGACCACACCTCCATTTGAACCAGAGATCCGTGATGGCAAGCTTTATGCACGCGGAGCAACGGATGATAAAGGACAAGTATTCATTCACTTCAAAGCGATTGAAGCGATACTGAAACAAGAAGGTACTCTTCCTGTAAACATCAAGCTTTGCATCGAGGGTGAAGAAGAAATCGGTAGTATAAATCTACCGCCATTCCTTGAAGCTAACAAAGAAAAGCTGGCTGCGGACGCGGTTCTAGTCTCCGATACATCCCTGCTGGAGCGTGGTCGCCCTGCAATTTGTACTGGACTGCGTGGTCTTGGATCACTTGAAGTTAGCGTGACAACAGCTCTTACAGACCTTCACTCTGGATCTTACGGCGGCGGCGTTCCGAATGCACTGCATGCGCTCGTGTCCTTGCTCAGCTCGCTTCATGACGACAAAGGCCGTGTTTCCGTAGAGGGCTTCTATGATGGAGTACCTGAGCTTTCTCCAATGATACGGGAGGAATTCGTGAAGCAAGGCGTGAATGAGGATAAAATCCGCGAAGCACTTGGACTAGATGCGTTATACGGCGAAGAAGGTTATTCCTTCGTTGAGCGGATTGGCGCTCGCCCTACCCTTGAGCTTAACGGTGTTTATGGTGGTTTCCAAGGGGAAGGCAGCAAGACGGTTATTCCTAAAGAGGCACATGCCAAGATTACCTGTCGCCTTGTTGGCGATCAGGATCCACAGCATATCCTTGATGCTGTGGAGGCTCATCTGAAGGCTAATATTCAAAGCGGAGCGAAAGTGCATGTGAAGCAAATGGAAAAGGCACGTGCCTTTAACATCGATCCATCAAATCCGATTCTGCAAACTGCAGCGGACGCTTACGGTAAAGTATACGGAACCCGCGCCCTCTTCACTAAAGATGGTGGTTCCATTCCGATCATGGAAAGCTTCTCCCGTGTACTTGAAGCACCAGTGGTCCTAATGGGCTTTGGCCTTGATGATGAGAACCTGCATGCACCGGATGAGCATTTCAACCTTGAGAACTTCGATAAGGGACTGCTCACCATTGTGGAGTTCTTAAAGACTGTTTAA
- a CDS encoding N-acetylmuramoyl-L-alanine amidase: MKKVWIDAGHGGKDPGAVVNGLKEKDIALPVALEIKKRLETNYDGVQVLLSRSSDVFLELKERTDLANKAGADLLVSIHCNAGGGSGGFETFRYTKASAASPALQNVLHKEIMYMLNKVAVGVIDRGQKAKNLHMVRESKMPAVLTENLFLDVATDAAKLKKDVVIQAIIDGHVTGIAKYLGLKKKEAASVNKDVTVTVNVNGKKVADGVIDNGSTFTPARAVAEALGATVVYDAETKTVNITK, from the coding sequence ATGAAGAAGGTATGGATCGACGCAGGGCATGGTGGTAAGGATCCAGGAGCAGTTGTAAATGGTTTGAAAGAGAAAGACATCGCACTGCCAGTGGCTTTGGAGATTAAAAAGAGACTTGAGACAAATTATGATGGAGTTCAGGTGTTACTATCCCGTAGTTCAGATGTGTTTCTGGAATTAAAGGAGCGCACGGATCTAGCTAACAAAGCGGGCGCTGATCTCCTAGTGTCCATCCACTGTAACGCTGGTGGCGGCTCTGGTGGCTTTGAAACCTTTAGATATACAAAAGCCTCAGCCGCATCGCCAGCACTACAAAACGTCCTACACAAGGAGATTATGTACATGCTCAATAAGGTTGCTGTTGGCGTGATCGACCGGGGACAAAAGGCAAAAAACCTGCACATGGTGCGAGAGAGTAAAATGCCAGCAGTACTGACAGAAAATTTGTTTTTGGATGTGGCAACCGACGCTGCCAAACTCAAAAAAGATGTGGTTATCCAAGCAATCATTGATGGTCACGTGACCGGGATTGCAAAGTACCTAGGGCTGAAAAAGAAGGAGGCGGCATCAGTGAATAAAGATGTAACAGTGACAGTCAACGTAAACGGCAAGAAGGTAGCTGATGGAGTGATTGATAATGGCTCAACCTTTACACCTGCGCGAGCTGTAGCGGAGGCTCTAGGAGCTACGGTTGTATATGACGCAGAAACAAAGACTGTTAATATCACAAAGTAA
- a CDS encoding XkdX family protein, producing the protein MDWYATIKRYYNAGYYTVAQVQIFVTAKKITDKQAEEITDSAE; encoded by the coding sequence ATGGACTGGTATGCGACAATTAAACGCTATTACAATGCAGGTTATTACACTGTTGCTCAAGTGCAAATATTTGTTACCGCCAAAAAGATAACGGATAAACAAGCTGAAGAGATTACTGATAGCGCCGAATAG
- a CDS encoding MBL fold metallo-hydrolase, with protein sequence MKRIIVSIFMSLVLLLMPVLAEAHPGRTDGDGGHYCRTNCAKWGLEDGEYHYHNGGSSDSKPTATAKPAVKPTAKPTPKPTATPAPTLLLPKKQNVGTLQVYFFDVGQGDSTLIRTPNNQYVLIDGGDNTQGKNVVKYLNALGVKTLDAMVATHPDADHIGGLDDVLKAVDVKSVYAPKVSHTTDTYKDFLTAVKNEGRTIKSVTKGGTIPLSGIEANFLAPINTYGDDLNNWSAVLKITYKNNSFLFTGDAELKSENDMLADGLALKADVLKVGHHGSNSSTSKAFLNAVKPQYSLISVGKNNYGHPDSGILTRLKNADTSILRTDQKGTITAISDGSKISFTTTKGASK encoded by the coding sequence ATGAAAAGAATTATTGTTTCAATCTTCATGTCACTCGTTTTATTGTTGATGCCTGTACTTGCTGAGGCACACCCAGGACGTACAGATGGAGATGGCGGTCATTATTGCCGCACAAATTGCGCAAAGTGGGGACTGGAAGACGGAGAATACCATTACCACAATGGTGGAAGTTCAGATTCAAAACCGACTGCCACTGCTAAACCAGCTGTTAAACCTACCGCGAAACCAACACCAAAGCCTACTGCTACACCAGCTCCAACTTTGCTTTTACCAAAGAAACAAAACGTTGGCACTCTTCAGGTTTACTTTTTCGATGTTGGTCAAGGTGACTCTACCTTAATCCGGACTCCGAATAATCAATATGTACTCATTGACGGAGGTGATAACACTCAGGGTAAAAACGTAGTAAAGTATCTGAACGCTCTTGGTGTAAAGACACTTGATGCCATGGTAGCAACTCATCCTGACGCGGATCATATTGGCGGTCTTGACGATGTTTTAAAGGCTGTAGACGTTAAATCTGTATATGCCCCAAAGGTTTCCCACACGACGGATACATATAAAGACTTTCTAACTGCAGTCAAAAATGAAGGTCGTACAATAAAAAGTGTGACAAAAGGGGGTACCATTCCCCTATCTGGTATAGAAGCAAACTTTCTGGCCCCCATCAATACTTACGGCGATGATTTGAATAATTGGAGTGCAGTCCTGAAGATCACTTACAAAAACAACTCCTTCTTATTCACTGGAGATGCTGAGCTCAAATCTGAAAATGATATGCTTGCAGATGGTCTGGCTCTTAAAGCAGATGTTCTAAAGGTCGGCCATCATGGATCCAATAGTTCAACCAGCAAAGCATTTCTTAATGCCGTTAAACCACAGTACTCATTAATAAGCGTAGGTAAAAACAATTATGGACATCCAGATTCCGGAATACTTACAAGGTTAAAAAATGCAGATACTTCTATTTTACGAACTGATCAAAAAGGTACAATTACTGCTATTAGTGATGGAAGTAAAATATCCTTTACGACAACTAAGGGGGCTTCTAAATGA
- a CDS encoding alpha/beta hydrolase, protein MEVQPFILFVPGIKGSELFEGDNKRWFPKNLDDFNALNINNPLEAKGILNIVNAFGFYKAEIYKGILEHYSPENFAFFAYDWRQSLLDIVDQLTRRIVNESQNHESIVLVAHSMGGILSKMAIHELDSLGLHNKVTKFITLGTPWHGSPDAYKSLVFGEPGLFSNFSQVLQMFDDKKTRLLAAQLPSVYQLLPSKHYYDKLEQGKFLVGEEQEVTYEEMLLKVQSLYNKQFFDANGINASAPNIWNDIMKPVQEIIQLPLPDYIDHDCLIGCEVPTIYKIPFTTDKKRLPFKRDCEFDNGDGVVPLMSSIPCHQANVYYCKGEHKNLTNLDYVLNFIDWSINGKVNVLPQHINTEPFTDVFNRKVLAKVLCPVDSTVMDSQHKYIAGVFDTSVEEISPLAKGDSIMYFNVGEAKYIFFSEKVDEDIIIKINSYDTGVADVSVKYFDGDEVIEQSFDPIPVSDEIAATVRIPLSRDIKDADLTVDDVQYNSKKRSYTKQLITANTDAVPKLTIKVQGNERIKYRPLFSGVVVMKITADNNELVENIYYTVDDGVPKKYAQAEELVLDSGIHKIKAFGKDIYNRSLLAKDYTFTIDNNNPKTKINININPEGIILIFDSISLGGASKTFYRLGDQEFQEVSQGEEVTVPITELLNDINSFVKLDYYSENEFGKTEEIKSLKLSLGNIPILMWEETTSAITPDLIWGNIFKHDSIGLGDFSISFIDVKGSKVTTGTVVPDNVKGVSFKSELIEIEARYAEKYSLYFEGAPTEVLEVGQTCNFSFQLLTERSKETITNTSPAVRLKAFRNRTPDILVRDLVEKDGIYYGKFVVDEIFKQHKFRLVITDVKNTSPALREITLIMKDDEE, encoded by the coding sequence GTGGAAGTGCAACCATTCATTTTATTTGTGCCAGGCATCAAAGGTAGTGAGCTGTTCGAGGGAGATAATAAACGGTGGTTTCCAAAAAACCTAGATGATTTTAATGCATTAAATATTAATAATCCTCTTGAGGCAAAGGGGATTTTGAATATTGTAAATGCATTTGGATTTTATAAAGCAGAAATTTATAAAGGTATACTGGAACACTATTCCCCTGAAAATTTTGCGTTTTTTGCGTATGATTGGAGACAATCACTTCTCGATATAGTTGATCAATTAACAAGGAGAATTGTAAACGAAAGCCAAAATCACGAATCGATTGTTTTAGTAGCTCATAGTATGGGTGGTATACTATCAAAAATGGCGATACACGAATTAGATTCTCTAGGATTACATAACAAAGTAACAAAATTTATTACTTTGGGTACTCCTTGGCACGGTTCTCCCGATGCTTACAAAAGCCTAGTGTTTGGTGAACCAGGTCTATTCAGCAATTTTTCGCAAGTTTTACAAATGTTTGATGATAAGAAAACACGTTTACTAGCTGCACAATTACCCTCTGTATACCAATTGCTTCCGAGTAAACACTATTATGATAAATTAGAGCAAGGTAAATTTTTGGTAGGGGAAGAACAAGAGGTTACATACGAAGAAATGCTTTTAAAGGTACAGTCATTGTATAACAAACAGTTTTTTGATGCCAACGGAATCAATGCTTCTGCACCTAATATATGGAATGATATCATGAAACCTGTCCAAGAAATTATTCAATTACCCTTACCTGATTATATAGATCATGACTGTTTGATTGGATGCGAAGTCCCGACAATATACAAAATTCCATTTACAACTGACAAAAAAAGATTGCCCTTCAAGAGAGACTGTGAATTTGATAATGGAGATGGCGTAGTCCCATTAATGAGTAGTATTCCATGTCATCAAGCAAATGTTTACTATTGCAAAGGTGAACATAAAAATTTAACAAATTTAGATTATGTCTTGAATTTTATTGATTGGTCAATTAACGGAAAGGTTAATGTATTACCGCAACATATTAATACTGAACCTTTTACTGACGTATTTAATCGGAAAGTTTTAGCAAAAGTTCTTTGTCCTGTGGATTCAACAGTTATGGATTCGCAGCATAAATATATTGCAGGAGTGTTCGATACGAGCGTTGAAGAAATTAGTCCGTTAGCCAAAGGCGATTCCATAATGTATTTTAATGTTGGTGAAGCAAAGTATATTTTCTTTTCTGAAAAGGTAGACGAAGATATTATTATAAAAATAAATTCTTATGACACTGGTGTTGCCGATGTTTCAGTTAAATATTTTGATGGTGATGAGGTCATAGAGCAAAGTTTTGATCCTATTCCGGTATCGGATGAGATTGCTGCAACTGTACGCATACCATTATCTCGTGATATTAAGGATGCAGATTTAACTGTCGATGATGTGCAATACAATTCTAAAAAGCGGAGTTACACAAAGCAATTAATTACTGCTAATACAGATGCAGTTCCTAAGTTGACAATAAAGGTTCAAGGGAATGAGCGAATCAAGTACAGACCTCTTTTTTCTGGCGTAGTTGTAATGAAAATAACTGCAGATAATAATGAACTCGTCGAAAATATTTATTATACAGTAGATGATGGAGTTCCGAAGAAATATGCTCAAGCTGAAGAACTTGTACTTGATTCCGGAATTCATAAAATTAAAGCTTTTGGGAAAGATATTTATAATCGTTCACTGTTGGCAAAGGACTATACTTTTACTATCGATAATAATAATCCAAAGACCAAAATAAATATCAATATTAACCCAGAAGGCATCATTTTGATTTTTGACAGTATTTCACTGGGCGGTGCTTCAAAAACGTTTTACCGTTTAGGTGATCAGGAATTTCAGGAGGTATCCCAAGGTGAAGAGGTAACTGTTCCAATAACAGAATTATTGAATGACATCAATTCATTCGTGAAATTGGATTACTATTCCGAAAATGAATTCGGAAAAACAGAGGAAATCAAAAGTCTTAAATTAAGTTTGGGTAACATTCCGATATTAATGTGGGAAGAAACAACATCAGCGATAACGCCAGATCTGATTTGGGGTAATATATTTAAACATGATTCTATAGGGCTTGGAGATTTTAGCATTAGTTTTATTGATGTAAAAGGCTCCAAAGTCACTACTGGTACAGTCGTTCCAGACAACGTTAAAGGCGTATCTTTTAAATCGGAACTTATTGAAATTGAGGCTCGTTACGCAGAAAAATACTCACTTTATTTTGAGGGTGCACCAACAGAAGTACTAGAGGTTGGACAAACGTGCAATTTTTCTTTTCAACTTCTCACTGAAAGAAGTAAAGAAACGATTACAAATACTTCACCTGCAGTTAGACTAAAAGCTTTTAGAAATAGGACCCCAGATATATTAGTGAGAGATTTGGTTGAGAAAGACGGGATTTATTATGGGAAATTTGTTGTTGATGAGATCTTTAAACAACATAAATTTAGACTAGTAATTACTGATGTCAAAAACACTAGTCCAGCACTACGTGAAATAACGCTTATAATGAAGGACGATGAAGAATAG